One Polaribacter sp. SA4-12 genomic window carries:
- a CDS encoding reprolysin-like metallopeptidase: MKTKLPLLLIFIALFSSLEEMNAQDFLKKIGKSNSAIKESKIYKKKNLPSKFELISLKENDFKTFLKVKSKNEKKTLRLPNTKGGFSNFAIKEVSNFETKLSEKFSNIKSYSAQGIDDPTAVAKISVGTDGFHAVVFSGKEETLYIDPYTKDNKTLIAYKRSDLETNKDDFTCQVEEISRKSITEGKTISNATDGKLRTFRLALVCSGEYAQFHLTNQNIESSATDEVKKAAVLSAMNTTMTRVNGVFERDLSVRMVIVGDNDKVIFLDAATDNITDGNPNTMINQVQSICDSEIGDANYDIGHVFSIGGDGLAGGGVVCITGSKARGVTGRSNPIGDAYDIDYVAHEMGHQFGANHTQNNDCNRNNITAVEPGSASTIMGYAGICSPNVQGQSDDYFHAVSIAEMWSVIQTSASCAVITDTSNSAPTANAGSDYSIPKSTPFVLKGTATDANGTSSLTYNWEQIDNEIASMSPLSANTGGPMFRSLSSMTLPNRYMPDLTTVLAGNTSSTWEVLPSVERDLNFSFLVRDNHAGGGSTARDDMKVSVENAEAFTVSAPNSAVFWSVGSTQSITWVKGTTDAAPINCLNVNIKLSIDGGVTFPIILKSNTPNDGVENIVIPNNITSSARVLVEAADNIFYNVNSTNFTIFKDLLLTSTTDVASACNTESQEASYILSVNFADDFSETVSLSSTGQPSGSMVTFSPTTLSGDSSITMKISNLNGITSQAYSINVEASSTSVTKSVNVQLNVTDSNFSALILTSPVNNELAVERAVVLKWGADVNASNYDVEVATDSGFSTIISSGNTTTNSYYFSNSSQNTTYYWKVKPKNTCGDGVFSEIFNFKTISSFYCASTFTDEVGGTEHITNVTFNTINNNSGNDTVDGYENFASVETNIKRGDSHQISVTLDTGGYQDHCFVFIDWNQDYVFDKATERYDLGTKVDADGDVNTTNKGTLTSDITVPDDAVFGSTIMRVVIEYDDSSSYGDGPCDSDHLSEYGETEDYTVIVDTTASIDDVVFEGFNLFPNPTKGEFTLNLKVINTDEVSVQLFDIRGRLIDEKKYYNTITNFSKRMSFEKASAGLYLLRVINGNKQTTRKLIIK; encoded by the coding sequence ATGAAAACTAAATTACCCCTATTACTTATTTTCATAGCTTTGTTTTCTTCGCTTGAAGAAATGAATGCTCAAGATTTCTTGAAAAAGATTGGCAAAAGCAATTCAGCTATTAAAGAAAGTAAAATTTATAAGAAGAAAAACTTACCATCTAAATTTGAACTAATATCTCTTAAAGAAAATGATTTTAAAACATTCTTAAAAGTAAAATCTAAGAATGAAAAAAAGACATTGAGATTACCAAATACTAAAGGAGGGTTCTCAAATTTTGCTATAAAAGAAGTTTCAAATTTTGAAACAAAGCTATCAGAAAAATTTTCAAATATAAAATCATATTCTGCTCAAGGAATAGATGATCCAACTGCAGTTGCAAAAATAAGTGTTGGTACAGATGGTTTTCATGCTGTTGTGTTCTCTGGTAAAGAAGAAACACTTTATATAGATCCTTATACAAAAGATAACAAAACATTAATTGCTTACAAAAGAAGTGATTTAGAAACAAATAAAGATGATTTTACGTGTCAAGTAGAAGAAATTTCAAGAAAAAGTATAACAGAAGGAAAGACAATATCAAATGCAACTGATGGAAAATTAAGAACATTTCGTTTGGCATTGGTTTGTAGTGGTGAATATGCTCAGTTTCATTTAACAAATCAAAATATTGAATCTTCTGCTACAGATGAAGTTAAAAAAGCAGCGGTTTTATCAGCAATGAATACAACGATGACTAGGGTTAATGGGGTTTTTGAGAGAGATTTATCTGTTAGAATGGTAATTGTAGGAGATAATGATAAAGTTATTTTTTTAGATGCTGCTACAGATAATATAACTGATGGTAATCCAAATACAATGATTAATCAAGTACAATCTATTTGTGATAGTGAGATTGGAGATGCTAATTATGATATTGGACATGTTTTTAGTATTGGAGGAGATGGTTTAGCTGGTGGTGGTGTAGTTTGTATTACAGGAAGTAAAGCAAGAGGTGTTACAGGAAGAAGCAATCCAATAGGAGACGCTTATGATATAGATTATGTTGCTCATGAAATGGGGCATCAATTTGGTGCAAATCACACTCAAAATAATGATTGTAATAGAAATAATATAACAGCTGTAGAACCAGGAAGTGCGTCTACCATTATGGGGTATGCAGGTATTTGTTCACCAAATGTACAAGGACAGAGCGATGATTATTTTCACGCTGTAAGTATTGCTGAAATGTGGAGTGTAATTCAAACTTCTGCCAGTTGTGCAGTGATAACGGATACAAGTAATTCTGCTCCAACTGCAAATGCAGGTTCAGATTATAGTATTCCTAAATCGACTCCTTTTGTATTAAAAGGAACTGCAACAGATGCAAATGGAACTTCTAGTTTAACATACAATTGGGAGCAAATAGATAATGAAATTGCATCAATGTCTCCTTTGTCAGCAAATACAGGAGGGCCAATGTTTAGATCATTATCTTCAATGACTTTACCAAACAGATATATGCCAGATTTAACAACTGTTCTTGCTGGTAATACATCTTCCACTTGGGAAGTTTTACCGTCTGTAGAAAGAGATTTAAACTTTTCTTTTTTAGTAAGAGATAATCATGCTGGTGGGGGAAGTACAGCTAGAGATGATATGAAAGTTTCTGTAGAAAATGCTGAAGCTTTTACTGTTTCTGCTCCAAACTCTGCGGTTTTTTGGTCAGTTGGGTCTACTCAGTCAATAACTTGGGTTAAAGGAACTACAGATGCAGCTCCAATAAATTGCTTAAATGTAAATATTAAATTATCTATTGATGGAGGAGTTACTTTTCCAATTATATTAAAATCTAATACACCAAATGATGGAGTAGAAAATATTGTTATTCCTAATAACATAACATCTTCAGCGAGAGTTTTAGTAGAAGCAGCAGATAATATTTTTTACAATGTGAATTCAACAAATTTTACCATTTTTAAGGATCTTTTATTGACAAGTACAACAGATGTAGCGTCTGCGTGTAATACAGAGAGTCAGGAGGCAAGTTATATTTTAAGTGTAAATTTTGCAGATGATTTTTCTGAAACAGTTTCATTATCAAGTACAGGGCAACCATCAGGATCTATGGTAACTTTTAGTCCAACAACTCTTTCTGGAGATAGTAGTATTACTATGAAAATTTCTAATTTAAATGGAATAACTAGTCAAGCGTATTCAATCAATGTAGAAGCAAGTTCTACGAGCGTTACTAAAAGTGTGAATGTACAGTTAAATGTTACTGATTCTAACTTTTCGGCATTAATACTGACTTCTCCTGTCAATAATGAATTAGCTGTAGAGAGAGCTGTTGTGTTAAAGTGGGGCGCAGATGTAAATGCATCTAATTATGATGTTGAGGTTGCAACAGATAGTGGTTTCTCAACAATTATTTCGAGCGGAAATACAACTACAAATTCATATTATTTCTCAAATTCTTCTCAGAATACAACTTATTATTGGAAGGTAAAACCTAAAAATACATGTGGAGATGGTGTTTTTTCAGAAATTTTTAATTTTAAAACAATCTCTTCTTTCTATTGTGCTTCTACTTTTACTGATGAAGTAGGAGGAACAGAGCATATTACCAATGTAACTTTTAATACCATTAATAATAATTCTGGAAACGATACTGTTGATGGATATGAAAATTTTGCTTCTGTTGAAACAAATATTAAAAGAGGAGACTCTCATCAAATATCTGTGACATTAGACACGGGAGGATATCAAGATCATTGTTTTGTTTTTATAGATTGGAATCAAGATTATGTATTTGATAAGGCAACTGAAAGATATGATTTGGGTACAAAGGTAGATGCGGATGGTGACGTCAATACAACAAATAAAGGTACTTTAACGTCTGATATAACAGTTCCTGATGATGCGGTTTTCGGTAGTACAATAATGAGGGTTGTTATTGAATATGATGATTCAAGTAGTTATGGTGATGGTCCTTGTGATTCTGATCATTTAAGCGAATATGGTGAAACAGAAGATTATACAGTAATTGTTGATACTACAGCGTCTATTGATGATGTTGTTTTTGAAGGGTTTAATCTGTTCCCAAATCCAACAAAAGGAGAATTTACTTTAAATTTAAAGGTTATAAATACTGATGAAGTTTCAGTTCAGTTATTTGATATTAGAGGAAGATTGATAGATGAAAAAAAATATTATAATACAATTACTAATTTTTCTAAAAGAATGTCTTTTGAGAAAGCTTCTGCAGGATTGTATTTGTTGAGAGTTATTAATGGAAACAAACAAACAACAAGAAAGCTTATTATAAAGTAA
- the lipB gene encoding lipoyl(octanoyl) transferase LipB produces MNRNILLKDLSVKDYKETWDYQTELLQEIVDVKIDNRRNDNKKDTKNHFLFVEHPHVYTLGKSGDLSNLLLNEKQLVEKGATFYKINRGGDITYHGPGQIVGYPILDLENFFTDIHKYLRFLEDVIILTIAEYGLKGVRSDGETGVWLDVGTPFARKICAMGIRSSRWVTMHGFALNANVNLGYFDNIIPCGIKGKAVTSMEAELGKKVDMEEVKSKILKHFKERFEVDEFINS; encoded by the coding sequence ATGAATAGAAACATACTGTTAAAGGACTTATCTGTAAAAGATTATAAAGAAACTTGGGATTATCAAACCGAATTATTACAAGAAATTGTTGATGTTAAGATTGATAACCGAAGAAATGATAACAAAAAAGATACCAAAAATCATTTTTTATTTGTGGAGCATCCTCATGTTTACACATTAGGTAAAAGTGGTGACTTAAGTAACTTGCTGCTAAACGAAAAACAATTAGTAGAAAAAGGGGCTACTTTTTATAAAATAAATCGCGGTGGAGACATTACGTATCATGGACCTGGTCAAATTGTTGGATACCCAATTTTAGATTTAGAAAATTTCTTTACTGACATTCACAAATACTTACGCTTTTTAGAAGACGTTATTATTTTAACAATTGCAGAATATGGCTTAAAAGGTGTTAGAAGTGATGGCGAAACTGGAGTTTGGTTAGATGTTGGCACTCCATTTGCTCGTAAAATTTGTGCAATGGGAATTCGATCTTCTCGATGGGTAACGATGCATGGTTTTGCATTGAATGCAAATGTTAACTTAGGTTATTTTGATAATATTATTCCCTGCGGAATTAAAGGAAAAGCAGTTACTTCTATGGAAGCTGAACTAGGCAAAAAAGTAGATATGGAAGAAGTAAAATCTAAAATCCTGAAACATTTTAAAGAACGTTTTGAAGTTGATGAATTTATCAATTCTTAA
- a CDS encoding nucleoid-associated protein, whose protein sequence is MIKKTKAEITKCILHKVANKFNSGHNVFSEELIRFDQESYDLMKNFLMKPFGSLTQSYRFSHHADVRLNELNNYASEVFKEESSFIEYSKNIVNHLYEQSNSAQIKTGDVLVVFIEGIEYKDVLTEAVGIFKIENKVDFFQSYLDDNESFDVVVQKGISTKRIDKGCLILNTSDTEGTVVLSVDNNNYDAQYWIKDFLAVKLADDYNSHTKNYLEMCKEFSEEVIKPELGMHEQADFLANTVDYFKENEAVDYAGFKEEVFEEEKHKEKFDEYKKHFETLNDVLIRNNFDVSGVVLKKEKNKLKTEIKLDTNISIKLDVDAPEAASEYLERGYDEEKKMKYYKVYFNEEK, encoded by the coding sequence ATGATAAAAAAAACCAAAGCAGAAATTACCAAATGTATCTTACATAAAGTTGCTAATAAATTTAATAGCGGACACAATGTTTTTTCTGAAGAATTAATTCGTTTCGATCAAGAAAGTTACGATTTAATGAAGAATTTTTTAATGAAACCTTTTGGGAGTTTAACCCAAAGCTACCGATTTTCTCATCATGCAGATGTTCGTTTAAATGAATTAAACAACTATGCTTCAGAAGTTTTTAAAGAAGAAAGTTCTTTTATAGAATATTCTAAGAATATTGTAAACCATTTGTATGAACAATCTAATTCAGCACAAATAAAAACAGGAGATGTACTAGTTGTTTTTATAGAAGGTATAGAATATAAAGATGTATTAACAGAAGCTGTTGGTATTTTCAAAATAGAAAATAAAGTTGACTTTTTTCAGTCTTATTTAGATGATAATGAGAGTTTTGATGTAGTTGTTCAAAAAGGAATTTCTACAAAAAGAATAGATAAAGGGTGTTTAATTTTAAATACTTCAGATACAGAAGGTACTGTTGTTTTATCTGTAGATAATAACAATTACGATGCTCAATACTGGATTAAAGATTTCTTAGCTGTAAAATTAGCAGACGATTATAATTCTCACACAAAAAACTATTTAGAAATGTGTAAAGAGTTTTCTGAAGAAGTGATTAAGCCAGAATTAGGGATGCACGAACAAGCAGATTTTTTAGCAAACACAGTAGATTATTTTAAGGAAAATGAAGCTGTAGATTATGCTGGTTTTAAAGAAGAGGTTTTTGAAGAAGAAAAGCATAAAGAAAAATTTGACGAGTATAAAAAACACTTCGAAACGTTAAACGATGTGTTAATTAGAAATAATTTTGATGTTTCTGGAGTCGTTTTAAAGAAAGAGAAAAATAAGCTTAAAACAGAAATTAAGTTAGATACTAATATTAGTATAAAACTAGATGTAGATGCACCAGAAGCTGCTTCTGAATACTTAGAAAGAGGATATGATGAGGAAAAGAAAATGAAATATTATAAAGTGTATTTTAACGAAGAAAAATAA
- a CDS encoding ribonuclease HII produces the protein MLASNYSGFSLEAGTDEAGRGCLCGPVVAAAVILPKDFTHPFLNDSKQLSEKKRDELRPFIEEHAIAFGVSFVWQEEVDEINVLQASITGMHRSIEMLKTQPEYIIVDGNKFKDYKDIPYEAIVKGDAKYLSIAAASVLAKTYRDEYMAKIHLEFPMYNWAKNKGYPTKEHRNGIREFGATKYHRKTFKLLPEQIKLKL, from the coding sequence ATGTTAGCATCAAATTATAGTGGTTTTTCTTTAGAAGCAGGTACAGACGAAGCTGGTAGAGGTTGTCTTTGTGGCCCTGTTGTGGCGGCAGCTGTTATTTTACCGAAAGATTTTACGCATCCTTTTTTAAATGATTCAAAGCAATTATCAGAAAAAAAGCGAGATGAGTTACGTCCTTTTATAGAAGAACATGCCATTGCTTTTGGCGTTTCTTTTGTTTGGCAAGAAGAAGTTGATGAAATTAATGTCTTACAAGCCTCAATTACAGGGATGCATCGTTCTATCGAAATGCTAAAAACCCAACCAGAATACATCATTGTCGATGGAAATAAGTTTAAAGATTACAAAGACATTCCTTACGAAGCTATTGTAAAAGGCGATGCAAAATATTTGAGTATTGCAGCAGCTTCCGTTTTAGCAAAAACGTATAGAGATGAATATATGGCAAAGATTCATCTAGAATTTCCGATGTATAATTGGGCAAAAAACAAAGGCTATCCTACTAAAGAACACAGAAACGGAATAAGAGAATTTGGCGCTACCAAATACCATAGAAAAACGTTTAAACTGTTACCAGAACAGATTAAATTAAAGTTGTAA